A region of the Apium graveolens cultivar Ventura chromosome 6, ASM990537v1, whole genome shotgun sequence genome:
GTGAGAGATGCGCAGTTTATTGGATGTAAGATGTTTTGTCCTTTAGGAATGATTGTGGACTCTAATGATATGGGGAAAAAGAGAAATGTTTTGGCATATCTATACATAACACACACCTACTTCATTTTTCAACCATATAGGATTCTAGCAACTATGCATGCCTACACCCTTGGAGGCCAAACTACAATTATTTTTCCATTTATTTTTAAAGATACCCCACCACCACTAGGCCCTTGAAACAAATAGAGAATATTAAAGAAACACCAAGATACAATGAGGAGGATCCAAGGGAAATAAAGGAAGGGCAGGGCACAAACTAGGTATCATATAATGTGAGTATTGGAATGAGACAAGGAGAACTCACAAGCAAAACAGTTGATTCTGTCTTCTTTTATAAACCATAGATGCTGCCACAGCTGTGTGATTAGTTTTCCAATACAGAGATTCCTATTTTTTACTGAACAAACCAACAAATTGCTACCGAATTATATGTTTTCTGTGAATCCTTTTGCATTACTATGTAGTTGGGCAAATCATAGATGCAGTCATGCAGAGTTTAATACAAAGTGCCAAAAATGAGGGGAAGCTACAATGTGATGAGATTTATTGGTTCAAGATAGACGGTATCTTCTGCAAACAGAACTTGCAATCCATGTTTTCTACAATGGAAAGTCATGAAATTAATCTCCTTCTAAACCTAATTAGGATCGACACTTGTACCTGAGAAACTAAAATTAGGGGCGTCGACCACACGGTCGTTCAACCTACTATCGACATTCATAAGCAAATTCTGAAAACGAGACCCTGACTGGTTAAAACGAATATGACCAATAATGACTCGTGTATTAGTTTTGTATTCTATTAAGCTTATGTGAACCTATACATGAAGTCCTAAAATGCAACCCCCACCTGCTTTTTCAGTGACCATTTCTTGTTTGTAAAAAATGTTTGATGCATCATACGAGGACATTGTTTTATTTTGTTTGTCAGAGGCTCAGAGCGCTAAATAAGTAGTTGCATATTACTGCTGGTTGCAATAGTTGGGATTAAGCTATCTTCTACTTAGGCCTGCAAATCATTCATAGGATACAAAGTTACAACAGTTATGTGAGTTGAACTGGAACATGTTAAATCtaaaatacaacaagaattagAACAGCTTCCCTCAATCTGATCTGGATTGTGGGAAGTGAACATTATTCATCAGATTACTTCCAGAACAGAAGGCTAATGTCACGTCTAAATGCTGTCATTTCAGAACATTTGCTTTTTAGAGAAAACTTGGCCAACTAGAAGCATTTGTGAAATTTTAGCAGCCAAATGAACCAGCAAAGCAAGAGTTTTTGCAGATCAGGAGGCAACACATGTCAAATTATGCAATACTGTTTCGATGTCTGGCCTCTGGTTGGGAGACTCGTGAGTGCATAGCAAAGCAAGTTTTCCCAGCTTAATTACCTCTGATTCTACATACTTTCCCTCAAGGTTTACATCCATAAAATCTTCTAGTCTGCCCAACTCTGCACCTTGACGAATTGACTGGCTTATAATATGTTTTCCAGAGAGAATCTGAAGTATAATCATGCCATATGCATATACGTCGCTCTTGTCTGTGAATCGGCCAGTGGTTGTGTACTCAGGGGCCAGATATCCCTTTGCAGCACTAGCTTTTAGTGTGGAAAAGAAGATATCATCTGCAAGCAGTTTCTGGATACCAGAATCTGAGAGTAACGGATTGTATTGTAGGTCAATCAGCACCTTTTCAGCTGATAGATTTTGGTGAATTATTGCAGGTTTGCTGCCTTTGCCTGCATGCAGATATCCAATACCTGAACAAAAAAACTTGGAACTTCTAGTCATTTGAAGACTCGTGTAGAGAGCAATAAAGATTACATTAAACAATGAGACAGTGATTTTACCTTTGGCGATGCCTTTAATAATTGAAATTCGTGTAGACCATTCAAGAACCTTTTGTTTGTTATCCTTAACATCAAGGTACTGAGATAGATCACCATTTGGAGCAAAATCATAGACGAGAAAGCACTCTCCTCTTCCTTTTGAACAGCATATGCCTCTTAAGCCAAGGAGACACTCGTGTTTCAGTAAAGTCAGAATTTTCAAACCCTTCAGAAATTCAGCTTCGTCTGATTTGCAGCTTGTCTTGGCAATGCATTTAATAGCAACGATCGACCCATCTCTCATAATTCCTTTATATATGGTTGAGAAATTGCTCTTTCCCAACAAATTTACTTCAGAGAAGTACTGAGTTGCAGACTCGATTTCATCAACATTGACCATAAAACTGTCAAACATTTCCTGCGAAAAACCACTTCCGCTTGGACCTTTAGCCAAAGGATCCCATCCATTGGAGTACTCCAGGCTAATGAGGGGAGAGGCACTCCTCCTGTAAACCTCTTTGATCTGGTCAGTACTAAGTCGACTATCAGAAGCTTCGAACGTACTTCCAATTTTCTGTTTTCGTCGACGATACCATGTGAATGTAAAGAGGCCAGCAACTATAAATGACACAAATAGAATCACTCCACATAAAGCAGCAACACGGGAGTGTTTAGAGTAATTTGAGCAATGGTTCTGGCTGCAATCTGGTTTGAAATCAGCGGACTCAGGAAGGTCTTTGGAAGCAAGGCCCTTTGCAGCAGCCCCAAATGGTTCAGGCTTCTTTGGGTTGAGGGAGTCGGAATGTTTGCATACATTTAAGGAAGAAAACTCAACTCCACATAAACCCAAGTTGTTTGCATACTGGAATCCTTCATTGAGTCTCTTCAAAGCTTCACGTATACAAAAAGAACTTTAGAGAAGTGAAGAAACTAAAGTAATGATAAACGATGAAAAATGCTACTGTAGTAATGGTACAAATTTTGTGTTTACCTAAAGGCACTCTACCAGAGAGAGTATTGTTTCGAATGTCTAGCACTTCTAAAACCGGCATATCAGCTACTTTTGCAGGAATTGAACCAAACATGGTATTAAAGCTCAAATCCAGCCTTCTTAACAGCATCAAATCACCCAAACTTGCAGGGATGGCGCCAGTCAATTGATTGTATTGCAAAGCAAGAACCGTGAGCTTCCTCAGATATCGAAGCTGAATAGGTATGCTTCCGGTAAACTTGTTGTAGCAGAGTTGCAGAACTGCAAGGTAATTAAATAACCAGATTAGAGCTAATATCCGCCTTAATACGCAACGTTGAAGTTGAAAAAAAATTATGCTTAAAAAGACCGCTTAATTTAAAGAAACAGATTATTACAATTTGCATAAAGGCTAGAACTGTTATTGCTGCATTATCAGCTCAAATCAAACTGTAGTACTACTATAATTTGAGGAAAGGAAATTAAGAAAATTGACATATAGGATGTTTCCAGAATCTATACAGCAAAAAAGgatgtttttatgtttttacttCTGTTGAACATGTGAATCAGACTTCATTACAGTAATCCTGAGACCAACAAGTTTATACTTTTCCTTAAAACAAACATTTGATTATATTATGATTAAGCCATCTAACAATCCTCATTCACCTTAAAAATCACATATTTAGCTCTTTTACTATTAATCTGCAGCTGTGTCAGAAAATTCAAACTAAACATCTAGTAACACACAAACACACAACTGTAGATCCAGTGTAAAGATTGCATCTTTATTTTTCAACCGATAAATTGTACTTAAAAATTAACAAAACACAAATAAAATGTCAAGATTGCATCTTTCCAAGAAACAACAAATTACACAGGAAGTGACCAACTTGAACTAACCTTGAAGATTGGGCATGTTTCCAAGCTCAGGAGGTATCTCCCCAGAAAGATTATTAACATTGAGATACAAATCAGAAAGCTGAGTCAAATTAGCTATCTCTTTTGGAACAACCCCATTAAGCTCATTAAAATGCAAGAATAGCCCAGATAAGCTCTTGAGCAAGCCAATCTCAGGTGGTATTTGACCATTAAGTCCTTTACCCTGTAAAGAAATGTTAACAACTTGACCATTTGGGTTACAAGCAATGCCTTCAAAAGAACCATTGCATGGATCAGTGGCATTCACTGACCAGGAAAACAAGATTTTATCAGTTGGGTCTAAAGATGATTTTATGGTCATGAGGACAGAAAGTTCAGTTGAGTGAGAAAAAGATAAACATGGGGTTGAAGCATAAAAGACAATAAAAAGAATGGTGTGAAGAAAACTGGAAGCCATGGAAAGATTAATAAGtttcttgattttttttgttCTTGTAGAGTAGAAATGTTTATTTGTTCTTCATTCAAAATGTGtatgtgtgttgtgtgtgttccAAAGGTACTTGGGGGAAAGTGCAGTAGTACTGGGGAGTGAGGAAAGTGTGTGACTAGTAACTGGTAAAATGTGACCTGAGAGAAAATTTTTGAAATCTTAGTGACTGTTACTTAATCTTGTACACAGCTTTATTAAAATATTCTTGTATTGGTAGGGTGGGGCTAGTAGCATGTGTTCAAGAATCAAGACAAAAGGAGTGTCTTTAAACATTTTGGTAGCATTTTTAGTACAGTCATTTACTGACAAGTTTGtatttttagaaatttaaaacTATAAAAAAAGGTAAAGAAATCAGGGAAGAAAGTAGGTTTGTACAAACAAACCGCTCAACCGCATCCAACCGCTCAACCGCTCGCAACCGAACCACATTTGCGGATAATCGCGAAACGCGGGTTGgttgtggatttaaattttaaaaaccgctcattcacggtttggatgcggttttaaattcttgaaaatcgcaaccgcaaccgcaactcgcaaaatatatttataataaaatatatttccaaaaatgtagttgatatcatataaattaataagtatacacatttatCAACTAATCTTATGTTAATGTTAAGACTTCATTCATAAAATTTacaatcattataagatatataaccaaacaaatgaaaaatataatcaacgaataattttttttatcgttttcttttttcttttctctcgcctccacatttttgtatgtttttaacATTCTTACTCCACACGGAAcattagtttatattttattttttaatataatttatcacgtaacttaaacttcaatttattaatattctgaatttatttttttgcaaattattaattattttaaaataagtggttgaaccgcaaaccgatccgcaataaccgcaaattcgcaaccgcaaatgacgcggttaaccgcaacCGCACAATTTTTAAAACCGCTCTTCGCGAtttggttcgacttttaccccAAAACCGATCCGATCCGAACCGCGTACACTCCTAGAAGAAAGTATGTATTTGTTGGAGAGAAGAAAAGTGAAAAATGGAAGGGGTGAGTAGGAGCAGTCATAAAGACACAATGAATGCATATTCAAAATCTGGATAATTTAATGTGTCTGCAAGAATTCAATAAATTTGGACAGCAGGGGAAACATTAGTACCAGACTACCAGTTCATAAATTCCTCATTCATTCTTGGAACATGAGTACCATTCTTTGTAGCCAAGCTGCATTTTTTTTTGaaagttcaatttcaagaagcATGTTACAGTAGTAGTTTACTTTTGTTACTGGTATTTACTACTACCAATCATACTTTTTAACTCAAGTATATATTAATTTTACATTTTTCTTGAAGAAATTTTTACCAAGTTCGGGATTTTGGATGCACCCAACTTTTTAAGAGGACTCCAGTGTAGTGTTAACCCAACTTTTTAAGAGGACTCCAGTGTAGTGTTATATATGAATCATTGGAGATATGATGGGGTTACCAACCAACTTGCTATAAGTAAAAATTGGTAAAAATAACAATAGGCTATGAATTTTAGTGCAGAAATTACTAGTAAAAATTGTTAGTATAAGATGAAAGTAGAAACAAAAAGGTTTGGGAGGTCTTGTGAGTCAGTTTCACATGGAACACAGGAGCACTTTCTTACAAAGCGACCATGAGCTGGAGTGCTGGACTAGAAATGATGAAAAGCAACCCACTGACCTCATATTTTTGTGTGTTTAATCTTCTGTAGCTTTGTTTTGGGGTAAAGTTTTAAGCACTTGTTAACTTAGAAACTGTGTATATGAATATATTTTTTCTTCTGTGTTTGAATGGTAGTTCAATTTGTTGTTGTGTTGCATCATGCTTGCAAAAATTTGAATTGTGATGTACAGTAATTTTCTGTTTCTTTAGAACAATATAAAGTTATACTCCAGTAGTTTATAACATCAGCTTTGAAATTCAAGGGAATTAAGTACACCAAATAAACCAAATCTCATAAATGCAAGTTCTGTCTCGACGGTCATCCCCGTCCTAGTTAATACTTACTTCACCCTTATGAGTTGGGGTCTTATAAGCAGGGGTATACATACCAACCAACCTCTCATCAGCTCGTAACCAAACTATATTTTGCTGATAATCACGAAATGCGGGTTGGTTgtgaatttaaattttaaaaaccgctcattcatggtttggatgcggttttaaattcTTAAAAATCGCAAAATCGTAACCGCAACCGCAACTcgtaacatatatttataataaaatatattttcaaaaagaATATGGTTGATATCATATTAATTAAGAAGTATACGAATTTATTAACTAATCTTAAGTTAATGTTAAGACTTCGTTCATAAGattcacaatcattataagatatataactaaaataaatgaaaatataatcaacatgtaattttatttttatcctttttttttcttttctctcacctctatatttttgtatatttttaATATTCTTGCTTCACGCAGAATattagtttgtattttatttttgaatgtaaatttatctcttaacttaaacttgaatttattaatattctgaattttttttataaactattaattattttaaaataagtggttaAACTGCAAACCAATCTGTAATAACCGTAAATTCGCAACCGTAATTGACGCGATTAACCGCAATCGCAAATGTGATTGTGGATAACAATTTTCTAAAACTGTTTTTCACTACTTTTATTTCACTTTTGGGGCCATCCTCGCAATCTCATTTGTAAGTTTTTCTAATTAAACGCGTTAACATACTCACCTTGTCAAAGACAATATTTAATTCATAACCGCTCGCTTTTGTTCGTTTTTACATTCATTACACAAATTCACACTTTCATCGGTCAAACACAAGATTTAATCCCACACACGTCCTCACTGAGAATGTGCAACTTATTCGATCGAATTGGGGCTCTAAAATTTTTAAGGCCACATTTTTTAGATATTAGatatgtatatattatatattttacaattttgttttaaTGAAAAAAATGTACAAATAAAAGGCAAGCTATGATGAATTGTTAAaatgaatataaataattatcTTGAGCTAAACTAAAAATGTTATATTAATGTTAACAATTTAATTAAGTTATCAAATCGTAGAAAAAAAGTTACTAagtaaaatatttaataaaaatattgatTATCTTCATAACTACTTTAGACTACTATCCTAAATTATAAAATACTGTGAATATTAGTTTTCTTTTTAACAACTTGTGCagtatattattttttaataattcaaCTAATAggttattaatttttttaaaattatatctaTATTTAATATTTACAGGTATAATGAAAAAAGATATTTaagattttatttattaatatttatatataaatttaaataggTTTACatataaaataggttttatgtGTTGTGACTGGGTTTTATGTGTTGTGAACTGTGAGTCATGTTCATCAATATCGATTCGTCATGTTAACAAGTACGAGGCAAACGATTCCTGGATCTTGCCCATATCTACAACGTCTTGGAACTGAGAAACTACACCATGCTTTGCTATCAACGGTTTTGAAGTGCTTGGAATTCATGATTTAATTTCAATTTTCAAAACAGTTATCTTTTTCACCATGTCAGTTACTTCCGGGTATTTGAGATATGTTTATTATATTTGGTATTAGGTAAGCCCTATGTGAATAATATCATACGTTCAGGTTTGTCTCGaactatttttttttaatttatgtcatcaaattttattatttttatttttagttaaaatttttacactttttatatatTATGCAGATACACACACAAATTAAGATCTTTCGGGAAACCGCATCTTCATTTTTATGAATGAAGGGGAAGACTGCGTAAATCTTACCCTCCCCAAATACGAggtatgtttggtttggtttatATCTTTTTGTTTATAATAATTATATCTTATTCCCTCTGTCTCCACAGGTTTTATTCGTTtactatttgcacgtatttcgatacttttataaaatatagtttcataatattttttttaattttttttctgaataaaagtttaaatataaaacttttattcagaaaaaaaatttaaaaaatattatgcAGTCATGCTTAAAAGGAGTATTGAAAAGCGTGTCAAAAAATAATGTATAGAATTAAATGTGACAGAGAGAGTACTATTTATGTACCTGCAAGTttttttttaactttaatttaCTATAATActttattaatataaattattattatcaattattattatttattaatatacTTAATACTTTTCTTGGTTTTGGGACACAATTTTTTGATCTGGTATCTCAGGCACGGCTCTGCCCACACAGCTTATATTATAATGACGTGATGGGAATTGCAGGGCCCGTTTGAAAAACTGAATTTTATTtgaaattatatatttaattaaaaaagttgtttgagaattttgatttggatttcatttgaaatcaTAGACATTTAAATAGTTATAAACATGAGAATTTGAAATGACAACTCAAATTATGTCATTTGAAATTAAATGCAAATTTTTAAACGCCGTCTAATACAAATCTAAATTCATGAAAGTGAATTTCATAAACTGGGATTTCCTGACCCACGCTGATGatgaaaaattaaaaaagaaaatagaaaatagaaaaagagtttggaaaAGCCATGACCTATAAAAGATGTGATAGCATCTTTAGGCCTTGGAAAGGAAATGGGTAAAAAAGCAGGAGGTTAAAGGGGGAATTCAATGTAGCCTTTTTCAGTTTGCACCATCC
Encoded here:
- the LOC141667230 gene encoding proline-rich receptor-like protein kinase PERK9, whose protein sequence is MASSFLHTILFIVFYASTPCLSFSHSTELSVLMTIKSSLDPTDKILFSWSVNATDPCNGSFEGIACNPNGQVVNISLQGKGLNGQIPPEIGLLKSLSGLFLHFNELNGVVPKEIANLTQLSDLYLNVNNLSGEIPPELGNMPNLQVLQLCYNKFTGSIPIQLRYLRKLTVLALQYNQLTGAIPASLGDLMLLRRLDLSFNTMFGSIPAKVADMPVLEVLDIRNNTLSGRVPLALKRLNEGFQYANNLGLCGVEFSSLNVCKHSDSLNPKKPEPFGAAAKGLASKDLPESADFKPDCSQNHCSNYSKHSRVAALCGVILFVSFIVAGLFTFTWYRRRKQKIGSTFEASDSRLSTDQIKEVYRRSASPLISLEYSNGWDPLAKGPSGSGFSQEMFDSFMVNVDEIESATQYFSEVNLLGKSNFSTIYKGIMRDGSIVAIKCIAKTSCKSDEAEFLKGLKILTLLKHECLLGLRGICCSKGRGECFLVYDFAPNGDLSQYLDVKDNKQKVLEWSTRISIIKGIAKGIGYLHAGKGSKPAIIHQNLSAEKVLIDLQYNPLLSDSGIQKLLADDIFFSTLKASAAKGYLAPEYTTTGRFTDKSDVYAYGMIILQILSGKHIISQSIRQGAELGRLEDFMDVNLEGKYVESEVIKLGKLALLCTHESPNQRPDIETVLHNLTCVAS